One genomic window of Candidatus Zixiibacteriota bacterium includes the following:
- a CDS encoding 2-C-methyl-D-erythritol 2,4-cyclodiphosphate synthase → MKPDIKIGIGYDSHRFVEGRPLIMGGVIIAHDKGLQGHSDADVLLHSIADALLGAIGLGDIGQHFPDTDAAIKDIQSTKILAEVFKMVVMEGYQVGNVDAVIIAETPKMSPHIPAMKSRIARILVISENDISIKATTNERMGFVGREEGIAVVASCLIYKDNGTITQPD, encoded by the coding sequence ATGAAACCGGATATCAAGATTGGTATCGGCTATGACTCTCACAGGTTTGTTGAGGGACGCCCGCTGATCATGGGTGGGGTAATTATTGCCCATGATAAAGGCTTGCAGGGACACAGCGACGCCGATGTATTACTCCATTCAATAGCCGATGCCCTGCTGGGAGCCATTGGGCTGGGCGATATCGGGCAGCATTTTCCCGACACTGATGCGGCCATAAAGGATATTCAATCAACAAAAATTCTCGCCGAGGTTTTCAAAATGGTTGTCATGGAGGGATATCAGGTGGGTAATGTCGATGCCGTTATAATTGCCGAAACGCCCAAAATGTCGCCTCACATCCCGGCCATGAAATCCAGAATTGCAAGGATACTGGTTATATCTGAAAATGATATCTCAATCAAGGCCACCACCAATGAAAGAATGGGTTTTGTCGGGCGCGAGGAAGGGATCGCCGTTGTAGCCAGCTGCCTGATATACAAGGACAATGGAACAATCACTCAACCTGATTAA
- the ispD gene encoding 2-C-methyl-D-erythritol 4-phosphate cytidylyltransferase, translating into MKTVALIVAAGRGVRFGGDVPKQFRHIMEKPLLSWTIEQFEKAASIDDIVVVVAEEALLFTNEKIVNPFAFSKVRLLVKGGATRRESVCRGLKALPISTNFVAIHDGARPLIDHADIDRVVDAARKDRAAILARPISSTVKRVEGDYIISTLDRTKLYLAETPQVFQYDLIMNAHEKTASDSEITDDACMIEMMGFKVRRVIPKSINIKITTEEDLIIAGLIIGIRA; encoded by the coding sequence ATGAAAACCGTTGCCTTAATCGTTGCGGCTGGACGCGGGGTACGCTTCGGTGGCGATGTCCCCAAGCAGTTTCGCCATATAATGGAAAAACCGCTGTTGTCGTGGACAATTGAGCAGTTTGAAAAAGCTGCTTCAATAGATGATATTGTGGTCGTCGTTGCCGAGGAAGCCCTGTTGTTTACGAATGAAAAAATCGTCAATCCGTTTGCTTTTTCCAAGGTCCGGCTGCTTGTCAAAGGCGGTGCCACCCGCCGGGAATCGGTCTGCCGGGGTTTAAAAGCCCTTCCCATCTCAACCAATTTTGTCGCTATCCATGACGGCGCAAGACCATTGATCGATCATGCTGATATAGACCGGGTGGTGGATGCCGCCCGAAAAGACAGGGCGGCCATTCTGGCTCGCCCCATATCCAGCACGGTCAAAAGAGTGGAAGGTGATTATATTATCTCAACCCTTGACCGAACGAAATTATATCTGGCAGAAACTCCCCAGGTGTTTCAATACGATTTGATTATGAATGCTCATGAAAAAACGGCAAGCGACAGCGAGATCACCGATGATGCCTGTATGATAGAAATGATGGGTTTTAAAGTCCGGAGGGTGATACCGAAAAGCATAAATATCAAAATAACGACCGAGGAAGACCTGATTATAGCGGGATTAATTATAGGGATTAGAGCATGA